One region of Edaphobacter bradus genomic DNA includes:
- a CDS encoding helix-turn-helix transcriptional regulator encodes MKVYENPEEVLGGIGKLLGLIELVYSAVDDASLWPVVLDQIAETIQGRESLLFASFPDPATPNVSCLARMDPEVLVPYAEHYHAVNVLAERCDAMFPNGTARYAHRAVPNDEFEKTEFYNDYFEPNNMHYSMGLKIPMGGLEPAYVTFMRPKHNNPFEDREGTVLETLMPHLQRALMLHLKMSQLRLNAEGLEAGLDVFGHAVFGVNRQGSVVLSNRQAEKIAANGDGIRLINGRLAATFPKENSLLQAQLSEAVAAGARIGVSSGGSLSLSRRPGRCSLRVTVIPYQSHLLDNYGQLAALVFVSDPEAAMPSRCDILRSLFGLTPAEARIADMLAGGREVGEIAARSGITLETARFHVKRVLTKTGARRQTELVRLMLSLPGQ; translated from the coding sequence ATGAAGGTGTACGAGAATCCGGAAGAGGTGCTTGGTGGGATCGGTAAGCTGCTTGGACTGATCGAACTGGTCTACAGCGCGGTTGATGACGCTTCACTCTGGCCGGTTGTTCTGGACCAGATAGCCGAAACGATACAGGGCAGAGAGTCGTTGCTGTTTGCCAGTTTTCCCGATCCAGCCACGCCCAATGTCTCGTGTTTGGCACGTATGGATCCTGAGGTTTTGGTGCCCTACGCGGAGCACTACCATGCGGTGAATGTGCTGGCGGAGCGGTGCGATGCCATGTTTCCCAATGGCACGGCTCGCTATGCCCATCGAGCGGTGCCGAACGACGAGTTTGAAAAGACAGAGTTCTACAATGACTACTTTGAGCCGAATAACATGCACTACTCCATGGGGCTGAAGATCCCTATGGGCGGTCTGGAGCCTGCGTATGTTACGTTTATGCGGCCCAAACATAACAACCCATTTGAAGACCGCGAAGGAACTGTTCTCGAGACGCTAATGCCGCATTTGCAGCGGGCCCTGATGCTGCATTTAAAGATGTCGCAGTTGCGGTTGAATGCCGAGGGACTGGAGGCCGGACTGGATGTGTTCGGCCATGCCGTCTTCGGGGTAAATCGCCAGGGAAGTGTGGTGCTGTCGAACCGGCAGGCGGAGAAGATCGCGGCGAACGGAGACGGAATCCGGCTGATCAACGGACGCCTTGCAGCTACTTTTCCGAAAGAGAACAGCCTTTTGCAGGCGCAGCTCTCTGAGGCCGTCGCGGCGGGGGCACGAATCGGAGTCTCGTCCGGCGGTTCGTTGTCGCTAAGCCGCAGGCCGGGGCGCTGCTCGTTGCGGGTGACGGTGATTCCCTACCAGTCGCATTTGCTGGACAACTACGGGCAACTGGCGGCGCTGGTCTTCGTCAGCGATCCGGAGGCGGCGATGCCCTCCCGGTGCGACATTCTGCGTAGCCTCTTCGGGCTCACGCCGGCCGAGGCTCGGATCGCCGACATGCTGGCCGGCGGCAGAGAGGTCGGCGAGATAGCGGCGAGGTCCGGCATCACGCTCGAGACGGCACGGTTCCACGTGAAACGCGTGCTGACTAAGACCGGCGCCCGCCGCCAAACGGAGCTGGTGCGGCTGATGCTGTCGCTGCCGGGGCAGTGA
- a CDS encoding heme-degrading domain-containing protein: MAISNDIELIQRQEAELHLPRFDHDTAWSLGTTLRDLALARNHSIVIDVRRFGQPHQRLFYTALDGTTPDNARWVERKVNVVARFHRSSYQVGLYLEHLGKSFSERYNLPEEDYAAHGGCFPLHVTNAGVVGAVTVSGLPQSEDHNLVVEALCLHLGREYASLRL, from the coding sequence ATGGCCATCAGCAACGACATCGAACTCATCCAGCGGCAGGAGGCCGAACTGCACTTGCCCCGCTTCGACCACGACACCGCCTGGAGCCTCGGAACCACGCTGCGCGATCTCGCACTCGCGCGCAACCACAGCATCGTGATCGATGTCCGCCGCTTCGGCCAGCCGCATCAGCGGCTCTTCTACACGGCCCTCGACGGAACCACGCCGGACAACGCCCGCTGGGTCGAGCGCAAGGTCAACGTCGTCGCCCGCTTCCACCGCAGCTCCTATCAGGTCGGCCTCTACCTCGAGCACCTCGGCAAGAGCTTCAGCGAACGCTACAACCTTCCCGAGGAAGACTACGCCGCACACGGCGGCTGCTTCCCCTTGCACGTCACCAACGCGGGCGTAGTCGGAGCTGTCACGGTCTCCGGCCTGCCCCAAAGCGAAGACCACAACCTCGTCGTCGAGGCGCTCTGCCTGCACCTCGGGCGCGAGTACGCCTCGCTGCGCCTATAA
- the tgt gene encoding tRNA guanosine(34) transglycosylase Tgt, with protein MALQFEVLRTAGSGGRRGRLALPHGVVETPVFMPVGTAASVKAVEQGVLETLGDEGSGAKIILANTYHLYLRPGHELIARLGGVHKFMGWDQPMLTDSGGFQVFSLSELRKVTPDGVEFRSHLDGSRHFFSPEHSMDVQIALGADIAMAFDECVETPASWERTKESMGLTHAWAQRSHDHFAANAHRVPWHEVLNGATQSLFGIVQGGMYADLRKESAERLVEMDFPGYAIGGLAVGEPREVTREMIARTLELLPKDKPRYVMGVGYPDEIEEYAKMGVDMMDCVLPTRAGRHGLLFAREADGSVVRMNIKRKEYAEDQGPIDAACRCMVCRRYSRAYLRHLFVAGEPLGLSLNSIHNLHFYLATMERVRAELANAAERAVL; from the coding sequence ATGGCTTTACAGTTTGAAGTTTTGCGGACGGCCGGCAGCGGCGGACGGCGAGGAAGGCTTGCGCTGCCGCACGGAGTCGTCGAGACGCCCGTATTCATGCCGGTAGGAACAGCAGCGAGCGTGAAGGCGGTGGAGCAGGGTGTTCTGGAGACGCTGGGCGATGAAGGCAGCGGCGCGAAGATCATCCTGGCGAACACGTATCACCTGTACTTGCGGCCGGGGCATGAGCTGATCGCTCGGCTGGGCGGCGTGCACAAGTTCATGGGCTGGGATCAGCCGATGCTGACGGACTCTGGCGGCTTCCAGGTCTTCAGCCTGAGTGAACTCAGGAAGGTGACGCCGGATGGAGTGGAGTTCCGGTCGCATCTCGATGGGTCGAGGCACTTCTTCTCGCCCGAGCACTCGATGGATGTGCAGATTGCTCTTGGCGCGGACATCGCCATGGCGTTCGACGAGTGCGTGGAGACTCCGGCGAGCTGGGAGCGCACGAAGGAGTCGATGGGCCTGACGCACGCATGGGCGCAGCGGTCGCACGATCACTTCGCCGCGAATGCGCATCGCGTGCCGTGGCACGAAGTGCTGAATGGCGCGACGCAGAGCCTCTTCGGAATCGTGCAGGGCGGCATGTACGCCGATCTGCGCAAGGAATCTGCCGAGCGGCTGGTGGAGATGGACTTTCCCGGCTACGCGATCGGCGGTCTTGCCGTGGGTGAGCCGCGCGAGGTAACGCGGGAGATGATCGCCCGCACGCTCGAATTGCTTCCGAAGGATAAGCCGCGCTACGTGATGGGAGTCGGCTATCCAGACGAGATTGAGGAATACGCGAAGATGGGCGTCGACATGATGGACTGCGTGTTGCCGACACGCGCAGGACGCCACGGTCTGCTCTTCGCGCGCGAGGCCGACGGCAGCGTCGTGCGCATGAACATCAAGCGCAAAGAGTACGCCGAGGACCAGGGGCCGATCGACGCGGCGTGCAGGTGCATGGTGTGCCGCAGATACTCGCGTGCCTACCTGCGGCATCTGTTTGTTGCGGGTGAGCCGCTGGGGCTCTCGCTGAACTCCATCCACAACCTGCACTTCTACCTGGCTACGATGGAGCGGGTGCGGGCGGAACTGGCAAATGCCGCGGAGCGGGCTGTTTTGTAG
- a CDS encoding TCR/Tet family MFS transporter → MPDLPDNPATEPNPMLSEPELVSPFEGSALMPHPPKGRRAAAAFIFLTVSLDMLALGMIAPVLPRLIEGFLHGNTASAAQMLGLFGTVFAVMQFFCSPILGSLSDRFGRRPIVLLSNFGLGFDYLLMAWAPALHWLFLGRLISGVTSSSIPTAMAYMADVTPRERRAAAFGMLSSAFGLGFVLGPAVGGILGNINPRLPFWVAACLSLVNGLYGIFVLPESLSAANRTAFSWRRANPVGSLTLLRRHSMLLMSSVLLLGYIAQQSLMNVYVIYADYRYGWTNRTVGLSLAVIGICSAIYGGLLVKPTVARLGELRTIMIGLVGGALGYTAFGLSRTGLLFWFGIPLLNMMSLTWPSAQSVLSHKTSPSEQGQLQGAINGLRGIAGLIGPGTFTWIFSKSIGADALIRLPGSPFFFAAFLLLASLLLTRLSEAPQRPHA, encoded by the coding sequence ATGCCCGATCTCCCGGACAACCCGGCAACAGAACCGAACCCCATGCTCAGCGAGCCCGAGTTAGTCTCACCGTTCGAAGGCTCCGCTCTGATGCCGCATCCTCCAAAGGGCCGCCGCGCCGCCGCGGCCTTCATCTTCCTCACCGTCTCGCTAGACATGCTCGCCCTCGGCATGATCGCGCCGGTCCTGCCGCGCCTCATCGAAGGCTTTCTCCACGGCAACACGGCCAGCGCCGCGCAGATGCTCGGCCTCTTCGGGACCGTCTTCGCGGTCATGCAGTTCTTCTGCTCGCCTATCCTCGGCTCGCTGTCGGACCGCTTCGGCCGCCGCCCCATCGTGCTGCTCTCGAACTTCGGCCTCGGCTTCGACTATCTCCTGATGGCCTGGGCTCCCGCGCTGCACTGGCTCTTCCTCGGCCGGCTCATCTCGGGCGTCACGTCGTCGAGCATCCCCACCGCCATGGCCTACATGGCCGACGTCACACCGCGCGAGCGCCGCGCCGCCGCCTTCGGCATGTTGAGCTCGGCCTTCGGTCTCGGCTTCGTTCTCGGCCCCGCTGTCGGAGGCATCCTCGGCAACATCAACCCGCGACTTCCCTTCTGGGTCGCAGCCTGCCTGAGCCTCGTCAACGGCCTCTACGGCATCTTCGTGCTGCCTGAATCACTCTCCGCGGCAAACCGTACTGCCTTCTCCTGGCGTCGCGCCAACCCTGTGGGTTCGCTCACGCTGCTGCGCCGCCACTCCATGCTTCTGATGTCGAGCGTGCTTCTGCTCGGCTACATCGCGCAGCAGTCGCTGATGAACGTCTACGTCATCTACGCCGATTACCGCTACGGATGGACCAACCGCACTGTCGGCCTGTCGCTCGCCGTCATCGGAATCTGCAGCGCGATCTACGGCGGGCTGCTCGTCAAACCCACCGTCGCGCGCCTCGGCGAACTACGCACCATCATGATCGGACTTGTCGGCGGCGCGCTTGGCTACACCGCCTTCGGACTCTCCCGCACAGGACTGCTCTTCTGGTTCGGCATTCCTCTGCTCAACATGATGTCGCTGACCTGGCCCTCGGCGCAGAGCGTGCTCTCCCACAAGACCAGCCCCTCGGAGCAGGGCCAGCTTCAGGGAGCCATCAACGGCCTGCGAGGCATCGCCGGGCTGATTGGCCCTGGGACCTTCACCTGGATCTTCAGCAAATCCATCGGAGCCGACGCGTTGATTCGCCTGCCGGGCTCGCCGTTCTTCTTCGCCGCATTTCTGCTTCTGGCCTCGCTTCTTCTCACGCGGCTAAGCGAAGCACCGCAGCGTCCTCACGCCTGA
- a CDS encoding phospholipase C — protein sequence MLTRASTRPGMYLGSALIVLALAAALGGCGSGILSSVSTNTSPVGATPIRHVVILMQENRTFDNLFNGFPGADTVQTGMSHGKPVPLVPVSLTDPRDLGHSHPDWWRDWNNGTMDGFAVRGSSPTAAYSYVPHNEIVPYWTLARQYTLGDRMFQSNTGPSFVAHQYMIAAQSGNTSENPSGGIWGCDAAANSRVALVGPNGTDLPGVYPCFDYQTMADLLDAKNISWRYYAPGDGQNDYFALSAFQAIRHIRYSSDWSANVIAPETSILSDIAKGELAAVTWVIPSFAHSDHPGSRSTEGPDWIASIINAIGASKYWESTAIFIAWDDWGGWYDHVSPPQVDKMGLGFRVPVLVVSPYARHGYVSHVTHESSGFLSYIEAIYGLPSLGARDASADNFSDCFDYTQPPQPFIPLHTQRTVEYLIHEGPSGPPDDD from the coding sequence ATGTTGACTCGAGCATCCACGCGACCTGGCATGTACCTGGGCTCAGCGCTCATCGTCCTTGCCCTTGCGGCGGCGCTGGGAGGCTGCGGCTCAGGCATCCTCTCGTCTGTCTCGACGAATACCTCTCCGGTGGGAGCCACTCCCATCCGGCATGTCGTCATCCTCATGCAGGAGAACCGGACCTTTGATAACCTCTTCAACGGCTTTCCCGGAGCCGACACCGTCCAGACCGGCATGAGCCACGGGAAACCAGTCCCGCTCGTGCCGGTCTCGCTGACCGATCCGCGCGACCTCGGCCACAGCCACCCCGACTGGTGGAGGGATTGGAACAACGGCACGATGGACGGCTTCGCTGTACGCGGAAGCAGTCCGACCGCGGCCTACTCCTACGTGCCGCATAACGAGATCGTCCCCTATTGGACGCTCGCCCGGCAATATACCCTCGGCGACCGCATGTTCCAGTCCAACACCGGCCCAAGCTTCGTCGCCCATCAGTACATGATCGCCGCGCAGTCCGGCAACACCTCGGAGAACCCGAGCGGCGGAATCTGGGGATGCGATGCCGCGGCCAACTCCCGCGTCGCGCTCGTCGGCCCCAACGGCACCGACCTGCCGGGAGTCTACCCCTGCTTCGACTACCAGACGATGGCCGACCTGCTGGACGCAAAGAATATAAGCTGGCGCTACTATGCCCCCGGCGATGGGCAAAACGACTACTTCGCCCTCTCCGCCTTTCAGGCCATTCGCCACATCCGCTACAGCTCCGACTGGAGCGCCAACGTTATCGCGCCCGAGACCAGCATCCTGAGCGATATTGCCAAGGGCGAGCTGGCCGCGGTCACCTGGGTTATCCCTTCGTTTGCGCACTCCGATCATCCGGGCTCGCGAAGCACCGAAGGGCCGGACTGGATCGCCTCTATCATCAACGCCATCGGCGCCAGCAAATACTGGGAGTCTACCGCCATCTTCATCGCATGGGACGACTGGGGAGGCTGGTACGATCACGTCTCTCCGCCACAGGTCGACAAGATGGGACTCGGCTTCCGCGTCCCCGTGCTTGTCGTCTCGCCCTACGCCCGGCACGGCTACGTCTCGCACGTTACGCACGAGTCCAGCGGCTTCCTCAGCTACATCGAGGCCATCTACGGCCTCCCCAGCCTGGGCGCGCGCGACGCTTCCGCCGACAACTTCTCAGACTGCTTCGACTACACACAGCCGCCGCAACCCTTCATCCCGCTCCACACCCAGCGCACCGTAGAGTACCTCATCCACGAAGGACCCTCAGGCCCGCCTGACGACGACTAG
- a CDS encoding PEP-CTERM sorting domain-containing protein: MINQSKWIFAGILCLALPMCNPALADTLPPATATQILTVIGGPVGGGGVYQGFSPYGDLVVHSAGFIGSSSAATAETQGGADPTAMSRVTISGQPGGTGPSQSLDSRTIIRYELEVNGPAGTVGVNVAGAGDAYASGAFSNLGSEAIFTVSPASGPAMIDDMACAGDTSSLVNPCSGSTSFNVNTTLQLQTNTAYVVNLLTESHFSIVLSGGNPNIGYLETFAGIDPTFTLATTDPDYSLSFSPGLIPDTTPTPEPSSLALLSTGALGAFCTFRRRRGRYPISRRLEVCATAKA; this comes from the coding sequence ATGATCAACCAAAGTAAGTGGATCTTCGCTGGAATCCTTTGTCTGGCGTTGCCCATGTGTAATCCCGCCCTTGCCGATACCTTGCCACCAGCCACCGCCACTCAGATTCTGACAGTTATAGGGGGACCGGTCGGCGGTGGCGGTGTGTACCAGGGATTCTCGCCATATGGCGATCTGGTCGTCCACAGTGCCGGCTTCATTGGCAGCTCAAGTGCGGCTACCGCAGAAACCCAGGGCGGCGCCGACCCGACGGCAATGAGTCGCGTGACCATCTCAGGGCAACCCGGCGGAACTGGACCAAGTCAGAGTTTAGACTCCAGGACGATCATCCGGTACGAGCTTGAAGTCAACGGGCCCGCTGGAACCGTTGGGGTCAACGTCGCAGGTGCGGGAGACGCCTATGCGTCTGGCGCGTTCTCAAACCTTGGCTCCGAGGCCATCTTTACCGTCTCGCCTGCGAGCGGTCCAGCAATGATCGATGACATGGCTTGCGCGGGCGACACGTCCAGTCTGGTCAACCCCTGCTCGGGTAGCACCAGCTTCAACGTCAATACGACATTGCAACTTCAAACCAACACCGCCTATGTCGTAAACCTCTTGACCGAATCCCATTTCTCGATTGTCCTAAGCGGCGGTAACCCTAACATAGGGTACCTGGAGACCTTTGCCGGAATAGATCCAACCTTCACTCTTGCCACCACCGACCCTGACTACAGCCTCAGCTTCAGCCCCGGCTTAATCCCCGACACGACACCAACCCCCGAACCATCCAGCCTTGCACTGCTGAGCACAGGTGCCCTCGGCGCTTTCTGCACGTTTCGGAGGAGGCGTGGCAGGTACCCCATATCGCGGCGACTTGAAGTGTGCGCTACGGCCAAAGCCTGA
- a CDS encoding HipA family kinase: protein MELRTVRATQYVTALREGGSLPAIIEADDLGMYVLKFRGAGQGPLALVAELVAGEIGRALGLDVPELVFVEVDAALGRNEPDREIRDLLKASVGLNVGLDYLPGSTMFDPAAGDKADAATASLAVWFDAFVANVDRTPRNANLLNWHRELYFIDHGAALYYHHDWETMLEKAKSPFRESRNHILLPWARSLDQADEKAHGLLGSEFFEEVLEAVPDKWLLRENDGLAAGEKRHIYLDFLLRRLKASSKFVEEAKRARAEFV from the coding sequence ATGGAGCTGCGGACGGTTCGGGCGACACAGTACGTTACAGCGCTGCGCGAAGGCGGCTCGCTGCCCGCGATCATCGAGGCGGATGATCTCGGGATGTACGTGCTCAAGTTTCGCGGCGCGGGACAAGGGCCGCTGGCGCTGGTGGCGGAGCTGGTGGCGGGCGAGATCGGCCGCGCGCTGGGGCTTGATGTTCCGGAACTGGTGTTTGTCGAGGTGGACGCCGCGCTTGGCCGCAACGAGCCAGACCGGGAGATTCGCGATCTGCTGAAGGCTAGCGTCGGGCTGAACGTGGGGCTCGACTATCTGCCCGGCTCGACGATGTTCGATCCGGCGGCCGGAGACAAGGCTGACGCTGCGACGGCTTCGCTGGCGGTGTGGTTCGATGCGTTCGTGGCCAACGTGGACCGCACGCCGCGCAACGCCAACCTGCTGAACTGGCACCGCGAGCTCTACTTTATCGACCACGGCGCGGCGCTCTACTATCACCACGACTGGGAGACGATGCTGGAGAAGGCAAAGAGCCCGTTCCGCGAGAGCAGGAACCATATTCTATTGCCGTGGGCGCGCTCGCTCGATCAGGCGGACGAGAAAGCGCACGGCCTGCTGGGATCCGAGTTTTTCGAGGAGGTGCTGGAAGCTGTGCCCGACAAGTGGCTGTTGCGAGAGAACGACGGTCTTGCGGCCGGCGAGAAGCGGCACATATATCTGGATTTTCTGTTGCGTCGGCTGAA